The genomic region GCCTTCGATGTCACCACCGATCAGTCCGGACTGCGCCGGCTCCTGGACGACCTGACCGCACTCGGCGCCGCGCTCAGCACCGGCCGGCCGGCCCCCGCCCGCGAAGGACGCGCCGGCCTGGCCGCCGACTCCGGAATCGCGACCGGGCTCGCGGCGGCCCGGTTCTCGCTGACCGTCGGATTCGGGCCCGGGCTTTTCGGCGGTCGTTTCGGCCTGACCGCGAAGCGGCCGCGCAAGCTCGATCCGTTGCCGGCGTTCCCGGGCGACACGCTCGACGAGTCGCGCAGCGGCGGGGACCTCGTCGTCCAGCTCTGTGCCGACGATCCGCAGGTTCTGAGTCATGCCTTTCTGCAGGTTCGCGCTGTCACCGTGGGCAAGGCGCGGCTTCGCTGGTCGGACGCCGGTTTCCTCAGCCGCCCCGCCGACGGGCACGCGCCCCGCAATCTGCTCGGACTGCAGGACGGTACGGCGAACCCGCCGCCCGGTCCCGGCCGGGATCGTCTCGTCTGGGCCGACACCGCGGCCGAACCGGCCTGGATGCACGGCGGCACGTACCTGGTGTTCCGGCGGATCCGGCTGCGGTTGCCGGAATGGTCGCTGACTCCGGTCGACCAGCAGGACCAGGCCGTCGGGCGCCGCGCCGACGGGTCGCCTCTGTCCGCGGCGCCCGGTGCCGATCCGTCCACCCCGCTCGATCTCGTCGCTCGGGACGCCGCCGGCGGCCCCGCGATCCCGGCGCGCGCCCATGTCCGGCAGATGCACCGCTTCAAGCTGCACCGTCGCTCCTACAACTACGACCGCGGCTTCGATCTCCCCGCCGCCTCAACTCACGGCGAGGACCCGGACGGGCACGGCCATGGCCACGGCCACGCCGGCCACTCGGGGTACGACGCCGGATTGTTGTTCCTGAGCTTCCTCCAGGACCCGGCCCGGCAGTTCGTCCCGGCGCAGCAGGTTCTGGCGACCGCTGACGATCTGAACCGCTTCCTGCAGACCACCGGCAGCTCTCTCTTCGCGATCCCCGGTGGAGTCCGCGCCGGGGAGTCGCTGGCGGACGGCCTGGTGTGACGTGCGGGGAGGTCAGACCGCCGGCAGGCCGGGCTGTACGCCGTACCGCGGATTGCCGGCGAGCCAGTTCGTGTAGCGGGCACTCCGGGCTATCGCGTCGGCGTAGGCAGCGGTCGCCAGCGTGACCACCTGGTCCGACAGGCCGGCCGCAGGGCCGTCCGGGTGCCAGCCGATGAGGTGCCGCCACTTGAGCGGCACACCAGCGATCGGAACCGCGACCACGCCGGGGATCTCCCGGAACATCGGCTGGCACAGCACCACGGCGTCGCCGGACTCGACCAGGTCGATGCAACTGATGACGTCGGTTTCGTACAGCGTGCGGGGGGTGAAACCGGCTCGGGCGCACGCGGCGGCGAAGCACTGCGCGAAGCATCCGTCGCCAGGGGTCGCACCCCATTGCGCCGTGGCCAGGTCGGCGAGTCCGACGGCCGGGGCGTCGGCCAGCGGATGATCAGCCGCCAGCATCACGAAGACGGGATCGGTGCCCAGCACCCTCCAGGTCAGTCCGGACTGGACCGGTGGCGGCGCATCACCGCAGACGCCCACCACGGTGTAGTCGATCCGGCCGTCGGCGACCATTGCCGCGAGCTCTTCCGAGGACCAGGACACCTGGGTGCTCACCCGGAGGCCGGGGTAGACGGTCGTGAGGTGGTGCAACAGCCGGCCCAGCACCGGACCACTCGCCGATCCCACCGTCAGGCTGGCCGGGGTCGCGCCGGCCCGGTCCCCACTGTTGCTGAAACGCACCGCCTCCTCGCGAAGACCTGACAGCGCGGGCAGCAGCAGCCTGGCGCGGGTCAGTACGAGGTCACCCAGCGGGGTCGGCCGGATGCCGGCCCGATCCCGCTCGAACACCGGCCCACCCAGGAGCCGCTCGATGCGCTGCAGCTGGGCGGTGAGAGCCGGCTGCGCGAGGCCCAAAGCCGCTGCGGCCTTGGTGATGCTGCCCGCGTCAGCCACCGCACAGACGATCCTCAGATGCCTCAGCTCCAGCTCCATACCAGCAACGTATGCATCGAAGTCCTTTCCGGTGAAGGGCGGAGAGCCGATCGTGAGTTCGGCTCCCCGCCCGGGTCACGACGCTGTGGTCAGATCTGCAGCCACAGGGCGGGGACGTTCGGCGGTTCCCAGCCGGGCTGGGCGGTGTGGCCCTGCTGGCACTGGTAGCGCCGGCCGCTGTAGGTGACAACCGCGCCGAGCGGGTACGCCGTACCCGCCCTCCAGGTGGTCTCACCAGGCGGTGTGGTGGGCGGAGTGGTCGGAGGAGTGCTGCCACTGACGGTCAGGGTCAGGTTGTAGGCGGTCAGGATCTCGTTGACCGGCTGGAAGTAGATCACGCCGCCCGAGGTGCAGTTGCCCGAGCCGCCCGAGGTCACGCCCTGCGCCTGGTCACCGGTGAGCCAGGAGCCACCCGAGTCGCCGGGTTCGGCGCAGGCGTTGGTCCGGGTGAGGCCGGTGATGGTTCCCTCCGGATACGTCACCGAGGCGTTCTTCTGCTGGATGATGCCGCAGCGCCAACCGGTCGTCGACCCGGATCGGCAGACCGACGACCCGACGGCCGCCTCGGTCGAGCCCGCCACCGGCACCGTTCCGGGGTAGCGGTTGACCAGCGCTCGCGGGGTGTTGCCGGCGGCAACGCGGACCCAGGCATAGTCGTTGCCGGGGAAGCTGGAACCGGCGAAGGTGCCGCTCGGCTGCGTTGTGGTCGCACCGAGCCGGCCACAGTGTCCTGCCGTCACGAATCCACCCGTCACCGCGAAGCCGACCGAGCAGCGCGAGCCGCTGCCGATGTAGTAGGCGTTGCCGCCGATGATGTCGATCAGCGGCCGCGGGGTTTCGGCGGAGTCCTGGAACCGGACGGTCGAACCCTCGATCCCGCTGACCTTGGCGAATGCCTTCGCCTGCGCGGTGGCGCCGCGCCTGCTCAGGATCACCAGCTGGTTCGTGGTGACGTCGACGTACCAGCCGGGCACCGTTCGCGGAGCGCGGGCGGCGTTGCTGTCCAGCCGGTTCTTCAGCGCGTCCAGCTGGTCCAGTCCGCGCGGTACGGGCTTGGGAACGGCGCCGACCGCACGCACCAGGCCGGCTCGCGCCGGGTCGGTGATGCCGACCGTGAGCGTGCTCGCGTCGCGGTCGAGCCACGCACCGGCGAACGCCGTACCGAGAGTCGTTCGCAGGAAGCGCTCCGCCTCAGCCGCCGTGGTTTCCCGGGCCAGCCGTGCGCGGGCCTCGTCCGGGGTGATCTTCAGATCGCGGGCGAGTGCGGCGAGCATCGGAGCAGAGTCCTGGGCATCGGCCGACGCGGCGGGCGGAGGCGGCGCAGCAGGACGGAGTGCGGTCGCGACGGGCGTGAAGGTGACGGCGGCTGCCAGGCCTGCCGCTGACACTGCGGCCGCTAGGGCGGCGATCTTTCGGGACATCTCGTCTCCTGCCATGGGGCGGTTGGCGGTGATCAGATGCCCGGAACCTAACGACGAAAGACCCGGCCCGGCACATCCCAGCTGGGTCATATCGCCGCGCGGAAGCGCCCCTGGACTACGCCGCCGGAGCCGTGGCCGGCGCGGCCGGGGCGGTCGGGATCACACCGCCAGCTTGTCGACCGTCTCGCGCAGGAATCGGGTCAGCAGCTCGACCGTGGTCTCGACGTCGGCTCTGGTGGTTTGCGGGTGCGTGCTGCAGAAACGCAGGACCGGACCATCGCCGAGGTCGGTCGTCAGGACCAGCGCGAAGCCCTGCTTCATCATCGCGGCGGCGATGCGCCGGGTGACCTCGTCGAGCGTCGCGGCGTCCAGGCCGGGATGGTGGGGGCGGAACGTCAGCACGCTGAGTTGCGCCGGCGAGACGATCTGCCAGTACGGCGTTCGCAGCAGCAGGGACTCGGCGTACTCGGCCATGTCCATGCCGTGCGCCACGCCGGCGCGGACCGCGTCGAGGCCGAACGTCTGCAGGGTCATCCAGAGCTTGAGCGCCCGGAAGGACCGGGTGAGCTGTGGCCCGTAGTCGTAGAAGTTGACCGGCCGGGTCGCTGCGCGGTTCTCGGTCAGGTACTCCGCGTGCAACGCGAAGGCGTCGCTGAGTACGTCGACGTCCCGCACCAGCACGCAGCCGGCCTCGTAGGGCTGGAACCACCACTTGTGCGGATCGACCGCGATCGAGTCCGCCCGCTCGAGACCCCGCAGCAGCTGCCGGCCCTGATCGGTCAGGATCGCGGCGCCTCCGTAGGCGGCATCCACGTGGAACCAGACATCCTGCTCCGAGCAGACGTCGGCGATCGCGGCGAGCGGATCGATCGCACCGGTGTTCGTCGTACCGGCGGTCGCGACGGCGAAGAAGGGCGCGGTTCCCGCCGCGCGGTCGGCGATGATTGCCTGACGCAACGCATCGGCGTCCATCGTCAGGTCGGGTGCGCAGCGGACCCGGCGGATCTGGTCGGCGCCGAAGCCCAGGTAGCTGAATCCCCGCACGACGGCCGCATGCGTCTGGTGCGTGACGTAGATGCGTGCCTGCGGCGCCACGCCGCCGAAGCGCTTGGTCCGGGCCGCGTGCAGGGCCAGCAAACTGGCCTGCGTACCGCCGGTCGTCAGGATTCCGCCGGCAGCCGCCGGCAGACCGAACAACTCCCTCAGCCACTCGATGACCACCAGTTCCACCTGGGCGGCGCCCGCACCGCCGACCCAGTTGCCGGCGAACACGTTGGCGCCCGAGGCAAGGAAGTCGGCCACCGCGGCGACGTAGTTGCCAGGGCTCGGGACGAAGGAGAAGAAGCGTGGGTGGTCGGTCGCCGCGCAGGCCGAGAGCACGTCGGACACCACCCGCTCGAGCACCTTCTCCGGGTCCGTCCCGGCGGTCGGGATCGCCTCGCGCAGCTTGTCCTCCAGATCGGCCCGGGACCACTCCGCAGTGACGGGCTGGTCCCCCAGCCGCTCGATCCGATCGGCCAGGAAGTCGGTCGCGGCGTACCCCAACCGCCGCATCTGCTCACCGGACAACGCCAGTGGCGCCTTGTCGTCATACATGCCAGTGAGCATTGCCCGCGCCGGCGACCGCGTCTTGGACGATGTTGACGTCAGCTGCGCCGGTAGACGCCCGGCGGCACGCCCACCAGCCGGACGAAGTGCCGGTTGAGGTGCGCCTGGTCGAAGAACCCCGCCCGCAGCGCCGCGTCCGCCGGCCGCTCGCCGCCGTCGAGCAGGCGCCGGGCCAGGTCGACGCGCTGCGAGATCACGTAGGCGTACGGCGACAGACCGGCGTACTGCTGGAACGCACGGATCACCGTGGCGGGCGCGACGCCGAGTTCAGCGGCCAGGGTCCGGACGTCGACCGGCTCGCGGAATCGCTGGTCGAGCCGATGCCGGACTGCGACGGCCAGTCGCCCACCGGCGCGACCGTCGGTCTCGGCACCTGGTGGATGCTCGAACAGGCGCGAGACCGCGGCCAGGACCAGTTCGCGGCGTTCCTCGGCTCCCACCGACCGGTCGGCCCTGGCCAACTGACGAATCGGACCGGGCAGGTGCAGCAGCCCGCGGACCGACGGAGTACTCCCGGTGGCGAGCACGTCGGCGACGTACTCCGGCCGCACGGTGACGGCGTCGTACGCCAGACCGGCTTCGTCGATCACCCCCTCGTGCACCTGCCCGGGCGGCAGCACCGTCGCGAGCCCGAACGCAGCAGTGTGCCACGAGCCCGAACTCCACAACCGCACCTTCCCGGTGCTCACGAGCCCGAACGACCAGCTCTGGTGAGCATGCCGGGGAAACCGGTGGGACGGACGCAACCGCAGACGCCGCACGGAGATCGTCAGCTCGCTCACCCCTCCAGTGTCGGCCATGACGGTGCGTCCAGCCTCGGGCCGGCGGAAGGAGCCCTCGGGACGAGCCCCGCGCCGGGGTGGTGGCCGCGCTGGACAAGGGCTGACCGACGACCGGGTGCGCTGACGCCGCCGTCTAGTCCGCCACTGCGAGGTGGCGCCGGTACCATGCGGTCAGGACGGCGTCCACCTCGCGAGCTGCCGGCAGCTGCGGCGCGGGCTCGATGCCGGGCTCGTCGGCGAGCGGATGGGCCAGCCCGGGGATCGGCAGCAGCTCGGACCGCTCCCCCACAGCCTCGACCAGACGTGCCGCGTCTGCGCGGAAACCAGGGTGGTCCAGCTCGCCGCTGACGACGAGCAGCGGCGCGCGACCGGCGATGGCGTCAGCCTTGGCGACGAAGTCGAGGCTGTCGGCGGCCTTCTCCGACTCGGCATCATAGGGGTAGTCGTCCGGGAACAGGTCGACGACGGTCCGCAGGCGAATCGCGGCGTTGACGACCGCGCCGGCGAACACCGCGACATCGTGCTCGGCGAGGACCTCCAGCGCGACAGCTCCACCCAGCGAACCACCCAGTACGCCGATCGGGCCGTCGCCGACCGGCAGCTGTGCCCGGATCGACGCCAGCGCGGCGGGGAACTCCTCGGTCGCCTGCCGGACGATCGGGTACAGGAAGGACATCAGGACGTCCTTGCGCATCAGCTCGAGACCGGCGGCCATGCTGCCGTCGACCATGCGTGCCCCGCACAACGGCATGCCGAGGTGCACCCGCCACGCGGGCACACCGGTCATCGGCACGGCGGCGGCGAACGCGGCGTCCGACCTCGGCGCGTCCAGCATGTGCCAGGTGACGATCAGCGGGGCCGGCCCGCCACCGTCCGGCGGCAGAGCAGTGAACGGCACACCGGCCGCCGTACCAGTGATGGGTGTGGGCATGCGCCCAGGCTAGATCTCCGGCCGCGGGCGCGGATCCGATTACGCCACCAGCAGAGTCGGCTCGACCATTCGCCGCCGAGGTGTCGGATCCGGTGCGGCGCCGATCGTCTCCCTTGTGAACCACCACAGCGACCCGGGACAGCACCACGCACCCCCGCCGCTGATTCGACACACTGGAGCCAGGAGGTACCGATCATGAAGTACGTGTTGATGTTCGTCGAGACCGAGCAGTTCGCCCAGGAGCTGGCGGCGAAAACCGCCGCCGAGCGCGAGCAGGCCTACCAACGCGTCTACGCGTGGTTCGACGAGCACGCCGGCAAGATCAGCGGCGGGCGCAAGCTGCAAGCTCCGCACACCGCGACCACCGTCCGCCTCGACGGCCCCGCACCGGTCACCACGGACGGGCCGTTCATGGAGGGCAAGGAAGTGGTCAGCGGCTTCACCGAGGTCGACGTCACCGACCTCGACGAGGCCCTGCAGATGGTCAGGACCTGGCCCGGCTGCCCCGTGGTCGAGATCCGTCCCGTGGAGTCATGACCAGCACCCCCGCCGACGAACTGGCCCGCGTGGTTCGCGACCACGCCGGCCGGCTCGCCGCGTCCCTGGTGTCGCTGCTCGGGGACTTCTCCGCCGCCGAGGACCTGGTCCAGGACGCGGTCGAGACCGCGCTGAGACGCTGGCCCGAGGAGGGCGTTCCCGACCGCCCCGACGGATGGCTGTTCACGGTCGCGCGGCGCCGCGGCCTCGACCTGCTCCGCCGGCAGCAGAACTACCGCTCCAAACTGGCCGAGCTGCAGTGGCCGGTCCAGCCCGCGCCCGACGACCGGCTCCGGCTCGTTTTCACCTGCTGCCACCCGGCCCTGGCCCGCGAAGCCCAGATCGCCCTCACCCTGCGAGTGGTCTGCGGTCTCACCACCGCACAGCTCGCCGCGGCGTTCCTGGTCCCCGAAACCACCGTCGCGCAGCGCGTCACCCGCGCCAAACGCAAGATCGCCCAGGCCGGCATCCCCTACCGTCTCCCCCGCGACGACGAACTGCCCGAACGCCTCGGCGAGGTGCTCACCGTCATCTACCTGCTCTTCAACGAGGGCTACCTCTCCAGCACCCGCGACCGCCCGCACTCCCGCGACCTCGTCGACGACGCCGAGTGGCTCACCGCGCTGCTCGCCGGACTGCTCCCGGCCGAACCTGAGGTGACCGGCCTCCTGGCGCTGATCAGGCTCCACCGCAGCCGCGCCGCCGCGCGATTCACCCCCGACGGTCAACTGATCCTGCTGCCGGACCAGGACCGCAGTACGTGGGACCACGCCGCGATCGCCGCCGCCACCGGCCTCCTCACTCGCACCGCCCGACGCCATCGCTCCCCCGGCCCGTACCAGCTCCAGGCCGCGATCGCCGCCTGCCACTGCGAGGCTGCCAGCTGGGCCGAGACCGACTGGCACCAGATCCTCGTGCTCTACGACCTCCTGCTCCGCCTGCAACCCAGCGCCGTCACCCGCCTGCACCGCGCGGTCGCCGTACGGTACGTCGAAGGCGCCGAGGCCGCCCTCGCCGAAGTCGACGCCCTGCGCAACGAACTCGGCAGTTATCCCCTGCTCCACGCGACCCGCGCCGAACTGCTGCGCGCAACCGGCGACCACGCCCGAGCCCGTGAGGCCGACCAGCGTGCGCTGGAGCTCACCAACAACCCCGCCCAAGCCGAACTGCTGCATCAACGACTCGTCCGCCCGTGAAGTTGTCTGGCGACACGCTTCGAGGGCGTCCGGCATACTGCGGAGTTGTGCAGACACCGTTGGTGGTTCGTCCTCTGGATGCCGAGACCTGGCCGGCGTTCGCCGCTCTGGTCGAGGCGAACAACGGGGTGTGGGGCGGTTGCTGGTGCATGGGCTTCCACGTGAAGCTCGGCAAGGGCCGCACCGCGGAGCAGAACCGGAACGACAAGGAGCAGCGGGTGCGCGAGGGCACCACCCACAACGCGCTCGTGTTCGACGGCGAGCAGTGCGTCGGCTGGTGCCAGTTCGGTGCTCCGCAGGACCTTCCCGAGATCAAGAGCAAGCGCCTGTACGACAAAGGCCTGACCACCCTGCCCGACTGGCGGATCACCTGCTTCTTCACCGGCAAGGGACACCGTGGCCGAGGCGTCGCGGCGGCCGCACTGGCCGGTGCCCTGGACCAGATCGCTCAGCGCGGCGGCGGGATCGTCGAGGGCTATCCCGAGGAAACCGACGACCGCAAGGTCGCCGGTTCGTTCCTGCACACCGGCCCGATGGGCGCCTTCGAACGCCTCGGCTTCACCCGGACCCGCCCGATCTCCCCTCACCGCTGGGTCGTCACCCGAACCGTCGCCCCGGCCTGAGCCCCGGCGCGCGGGATCGGTCAGTGCGCCACCGTCCCGGCCGGCGCGACCTGGGGAAAGCTCGCACACACAACCGCTGCGGCCGCCTCGGCCTCCTCAGCGGTGGCACCGCGGCTCAGCACATAGCCCAGCCGCCGGTGGTACGTCGTCGGCTCCCACCGGAAGCGAACCACTCCAGGTGGCACGACCATCTCGGCCGTCGGCGGCTCGGGGAGACCTGCGGCGAACATCGCCGCGTCGCCGTGCAGGAATCGGATGCACGCCGCCCCGGTCCCGCCGGCCGGGTGGTCGCCGTCCGGCTCGCCGACCGCATCGAGCAGCGTCTGCCGCAGGACGTTGCGGCCGGTGGACAGCTGCAGCAGCTCCCACAGCCGGTCCCCACCGAGCCGGCGGTTGACCTCGACAACTGCCGGTCCGTCGGACGTGAGAATGAGCTCGACATGGGTCGGACCGTCGGTGTGACCGATCGCCCGCAGCGCACGGACCGCCTCGGTGCTCACCGCGCGCAGCTCGGCAGCCGCCAGCCTGGCCGGCATGATGTGCCCGGTCTCGACGAAGTGCGGTGGGCCGGAGTTGAGCTTCTCGGTCACCATCATCACGTCGTGCGCCGCGTCGACCGACCGCAGTTCAACGCTGTACTCGCGGCCGGTCAGCAACTCCTCGGCCAGGACCCGCCCCAGCCCCGCGTCGGCCGCCCAGCGCCAGCCGCGTTCCACGTCCTCCGGCCCGGCGACTGCGAAGACGCCGAGACTGCCGTTGCCGGCGACCGGTTTCACGATGATCGGATAGCCGTACTGCGTGCCGAACTGCCGCGCCGCTGCCGGATCAGGGCAGATCCGGTTCCGGACCGGCCGGCATCCGCCCTGAGCGAGCAGTACTCGCTGGCCGGCCTTGTCCTGACCACCACCGGTCGCAGGGTCTGGTACGGACCTGATACCGAGCCGACGTGCGATCGCCTGCACCGCGGCCAGCGCGAACTCGCCGTACCCGGCGACCACGTCGACCGGATCCACCGATTGGATGCCCTCAGCAACTTCCAGGATCCGCTCGCGGTCGCTCCACGGCGCCGCGGCGAACCGGTGCGCGCAGCGCGCGTACGGCGTCAGGTCGCTCCCGCCCGGCATGTCGTCGAGCTGGAGCAGCGTCACTCTGGCCGGCAGCCCGACGAGCTGGGCGGCAAGCTCCGGCCAGGCACCGACCAGGAGCAGATGGGTCATCCGGTCACCCCGTGCGCGTTCGGCGCCGCGTAACTGTGCACGCTGACCGGCAGAGCGGCATCCAGAGCTCGCCTGATGTCGGTCACCAGATCCTGTGTGTCCTCGCACCCGGCCGAGATCCGCACCAGTCCGTCCGGCACCCGCAGGTGCGGCCAAGCACCGATGTCGTTGGCCGTTGTCTGCAAGCCGCCATAGCTGGTCGCGGCACTGACCAGGCGACTGGACCGCAGGAACCGGTGCAGGTGGGCACGATCCGGCAGCTGGAAGGTCAGCAGTCCGCCGCCCAGCTTCATCTGACGGTCCGCGATCGCCCGCTGCGGATCCCTCGCCGATCCGGGCCAGCGCAGGCCGGCGACCTCCGGCCGGCCAGCCAGCAGCTCCACCAACGCGGCCGCGTTCGCGTTCTGCCGGAGCAGCCGTACTTCCAGGGTCCCGATCGAGCGGTGCGCGAGCCAGCAGACGAACGGCGACGGAATCCCGCCGTGCAGGTGGCGCCAGTGACGGATGGTTTCGATCAGCTCGCCGTCCCGGCCACTGACATGACCGAGGATCAGGTCGTTGTGCCCGCAGACCACCTTGGCATCACTGGACATCACCAGATCGGCTCCCAGCGCCAAGGGACACTGGCCGAGCGGCGACGACACCGAGTTGTCCACCGCGACCAGGGCGCCGGCGGCGTGCGCCACCCTGGCCGCCGCGCGCACGTCGTACAGGTCGAGCAGTGGGTTGCTCGGAGACTCGAGCACGACCAGCCGTGCACCGACCACCGCGGCGCGCAACTCGTCCACGCCCGCCAGCACCTGGACGGTCACCCCCCGGTCGATCAGCTGGTCGGAGATCTGCCGGGTCTCGTAGTACGTGCCGCCCTCGAACAGCACGAGTTTGTCGCCGGGCCGGAGCAGACCGAGCAGCACCGCGGAGACCGCGGCCATCCCGCTGTTGAACACCACGCTGCGGCCCTGGTCGAGCGCGCCGAGTGCCACCTCGAGGCGGTCCGCGGCCGTGTGCCCCCAGCGGCCGTAGATGGTCG from Kribbella flavida DSM 17836 harbors:
- a CDS encoding Dyp-type peroxidase, which encodes MASDPSSHRFRPSRRALLTHGAAATAAAAVAGVAGAQLGSSDAAATATTDTVVPFHGEHQAGIVTEQQSNVVLAAFDVTTDQSGLRRLLDDLTALGAALSTGRPAPAREGRAGLAADSGIATGLAAARFSLTVGFGPGLFGGRFGLTAKRPRKLDPLPAFPGDTLDESRSGGDLVVQLCADDPQVLSHAFLQVRAVTVGKARLRWSDAGFLSRPADGHAPRNLLGLQDGTANPPPGPGRDRLVWADTAAEPAWMHGGTYLVFRRIRLRLPEWSLTPVDQQDQAVGRRADGSPLSAAPGADPSTPLDLVARDAAGGPAIPARAHVRQMHRFKLHRRSYNYDRGFDLPAASTHGEDPDGHGHGHGHAGHSGYDAGLLFLSFLQDPARQFVPAQQVLATADDLNRFLQTTGSSLFAIPGGVRAGESLADGLV
- a CDS encoding LysR family transcriptional regulator; amino-acid sequence: MELELRHLRIVCAVADAGSITKAAAALGLAQPALTAQLQRIERLLGGPVFERDRAGIRPTPLGDLVLTRARLLLPALSGLREEAVRFSNSGDRAGATPASLTVGSASGPVLGRLLHHLTTVYPGLRVSTQVSWSSEELAAMVADGRIDYTVVGVCGDAPPPVQSGLTWRVLGTDPVFVMLAADHPLADAPAVGLADLATAQWGATPGDGCFAQCFAAACARAGFTPRTLYETDVISCIDLVESGDAVVLCQPMFREIPGVVAVPIAGVPLKWRHLIGWHPDGPAAGLSDQVVTLATAAYADAIARSARYTNWLAGNPRYGVQPGLPAV
- a CDS encoding alpha-lytic protease prodomain-containing protein, whose translation is MSRKIAALAAAVSAAGLAAAVTFTPVATALRPAAPPPPAASADAQDSAPMLAALARDLKITPDEARARLARETTAAEAERFLRTTLGTAFAGAWLDRDASTLTVGITDPARAGLVRAVGAVPKPVPRGLDQLDALKNRLDSNAARAPRTVPGWYVDVTTNQLVILSRRGATAQAKAFAKVSGIEGSTVRFQDSAETPRPLIDIIGGNAYYIGSGSRCSVGFAVTGGFVTAGHCGRLGATTTQPSGTFAGSSFPGNDYAWVRVAAGNTPRALVNRYPGTVPVAGSTEAAVGSSVCRSGSTTGWRCGIIQQKNASVTYPEGTITGLTRTNACAEPGDSGGSWLTGDQAQGVTSGGSGNCTSGGVIYFQPVNEILTAYNLTLTVSGSTPPTTPPTTPPGETTWRAGTAYPLGAVVTYSGRRYQCQQGHTAQPGWEPPNVPALWLQI
- a CDS encoding pyridoxal phosphate-dependent decarboxylase family protein, whose product is MYDDKAPLALSGEQMRRLGYAATDFLADRIERLGDQPVTAEWSRADLEDKLREAIPTAGTDPEKVLERVVSDVLSACAATDHPRFFSFVPSPGNYVAAVADFLASGANVFAGNWVGGAGAAQVELVVIEWLRELFGLPAAAGGILTTGGTQASLLALHAARTKRFGGVAPQARIYVTHQTHAAVVRGFSYLGFGADQIRRVRCAPDLTMDADALRQAIIADRAAGTAPFFAVATAGTTNTGAIDPLAAIADVCSEQDVWFHVDAAYGGAAILTDQGRQLLRGLERADSIAVDPHKWWFQPYEAGCVLVRDVDVLSDAFALHAEYLTENRAATRPVNFYDYGPQLTRSFRALKLWMTLQTFGLDAVRAGVAHGMDMAEYAESLLLRTPYWQIVSPAQLSVLTFRPHHPGLDAATLDEVTRRIAAAMMKQGFALVLTTDLGDGPVLRFCSTHPQTTRADVETTVELLTRFLRETVDKLAV
- a CDS encoding AraC family transcriptional regulator: MSELTISVRRLRLRPSHRFPRHAHQSWSFGLVSTGKVRLWSSGSWHTAAFGLATVLPPGQVHEGVIDEAGLAYDAVTVRPEYVADVLATGSTPSVRGLLHLPGPIRQLARADRSVGAEERRELVLAAVSRLFEHPPGAETDGRAGGRLAVAVRHRLDQRFREPVDVRTLAAELGVAPATVIRAFQQYAGLSPYAYVISQRVDLARRLLDGGERPADAALRAGFFDQAHLNRHFVRLVGVPPGVYRRS
- a CDS encoding alpha/beta hydrolase family protein; this encodes MPTPITGTAAGVPFTALPPDGGGPAPLIVTWHMLDAPRSDAAFAAAVPMTGVPAWRVHLGMPLCGARMVDGSMAAGLELMRKDVLMSFLYPIVRQATEEFPAALASIRAQLPVGDGPIGVLGGSLGGAVALEVLAEHDVAVFAGAVVNAAIRLRTVVDLFPDDYPYDAESEKAADSLDFVAKADAIAGRAPLLVVSGELDHPGFRADAARLVEAVGERSELLPIPGLAHPLADEPGIEPAPQLPAAREVDAVLTAWYRRHLAVAD
- a CDS encoding YciI family protein, whose protein sequence is MKYVLMFVETEQFAQELAAKTAAEREQAYQRVYAWFDEHAGKISGGRKLQAPHTATTVRLDGPAPVTTDGPFMEGKEVVSGFTEVDVTDLDEALQMVRTWPGCPVVEIRPVES
- a CDS encoding RNA polymerase sigma factor yields the protein MTSTPADELARVVRDHAGRLAASLVSLLGDFSAAEDLVQDAVETALRRWPEEGVPDRPDGWLFTVARRRGLDLLRRQQNYRSKLAELQWPVQPAPDDRLRLVFTCCHPALAREAQIALTLRVVCGLTTAQLAAAFLVPETTVAQRVTRAKRKIAQAGIPYRLPRDDELPERLGEVLTVIYLLFNEGYLSSTRDRPHSRDLVDDAEWLTALLAGLLPAEPEVTGLLALIRLHRSRAAARFTPDGQLILLPDQDRSTWDHAAIAAATGLLTRTARRHRSPGPYQLQAAIAACHCEAASWAETDWHQILVLYDLLLRLQPSAVTRLHRAVAVRYVEGAEAALAEVDALRNELGSYPLLHATRAELLRATGDHARAREADQRALELTNNPAQAELLHQRLVRP
- a CDS encoding GNAT family N-acetyltransferase, coding for MVRPLDAETWPAFAALVEANNGVWGGCWCMGFHVKLGKGRTAEQNRNDKEQRVREGTTHNALVFDGEQCVGWCQFGAPQDLPEIKSKRLYDKGLTTLPDWRITCFFTGKGHRGRGVAAAALAGALDQIAQRGGGIVEGYPEETDDRKVAGSFLHTGPMGAFERLGFTRTRPISPHRWVVTRTVAPA
- a CDS encoding ATP-grasp domain-containing protein — encoded protein: MTHLLLVGAWPELAAQLVGLPARVTLLQLDDMPGGSDLTPYARCAHRFAAAPWSDRERILEVAEGIQSVDPVDVVAGYGEFALAAVQAIARRLGIRSVPDPATGGGQDKAGQRVLLAQGGCRPVRNRICPDPAAARQFGTQYGYPIIVKPVAGNGSLGVFAVAGPEDVERGWRWAADAGLGRVLAEELLTGREYSVELRSVDAAHDVMMVTEKLNSGPPHFVETGHIMPARLAAAELRAVSTEAVRALRAIGHTDGPTHVELILTSDGPAVVEVNRRLGGDRLWELLQLSTGRNVLRQTLLDAVGEPDGDHPAGGTGAACIRFLHGDAAMFAAGLPEPPTAEMVVPPGVVRFRWEPTTYHRRLGYVLSRGATAEEAEAAAAVVCASFPQVAPAGTVAH
- a CDS encoding PLP-dependent transferase is translated as MDFDAALQAGSQCVHAGMPEFELAGPLSPSPEFATAYHQDLDDVAPTIYGRWGHTAADRLEVALGALDQGRSVVFNSGMAAVSAVLLGLLRPGDKLVLFEGGTYYETRQISDQLIDRGVTVQVLAGVDELRAAVVGARLVVLESPSNPLLDLYDVRAAARVAHAAGALVAVDNSVSSPLGQCPLALGADLVMSSDAKVVCGHNDLILGHVSGRDGELIETIRHWRHLHGGIPSPFVCWLAHRSIGTLEVRLLRQNANAAALVELLAGRPEVAGLRWPGSARDPQRAIADRQMKLGGGLLTFQLPDRAHLHRFLRSSRLVSAATSYGGLQTTANDIGAWPHLRVPDGLVRISAGCEDTQDLVTDIRRALDAALPVSVHSYAAPNAHGVTG